A single window of Synechococcus sp. C9 DNA harbors:
- a CDS encoding endonuclease MutS2, with protein sequence MRDIRQETLELLEWPRLCEHLATFAQTKPGKRLAQAWQPAPTRPQAEYLLAETQAVDTLAERGITFDLTLVTDVEASIERAERGGILSGLALLSVAHVCHTARQVRRQIEAHRETTVLHELVQNWRTQPELSQQIYHCIDDDGEVTDRASPALAQARQQCRDIEQTLRQTLQHLCQKYAQALQEVLITQRNERYVLPVKATHKDMIPGIVHDTSASGATYYIEPQGVVPLNNQRRIYQKQAQELAEAVRQELSLQVGLVAAELRHLADGLTRLDVACARCHYSRWLHAHPPQFVPSVQLRQVRHPLLVWHAQVEPERTVVPIDLVIPADVRVVTITGPNTGGKTVTLKTLGLMVLMAQAGLYLPTAAPAQLPWFDQVLADIGDDQSLSQNLSTFSGHITRIHRILQAATPQSLILLDEVGAGTDPTEGTALARAILETCANQAQLTLATSHYGELKTLKYQDARFENASVAFDETTLAPTYRLLWGIPGRSQALHIAQRLGFDPAIIQRAATYLQGQHLELNDLIRQMEQQRQEQTQKNQAATELLAQAEHLYQQIQQQAQALHQQKQALAERETQAVETAIAQAKQEIAQVIQTLKSPQVNAKDAHAASAALTAIQKRHQPRPRPQPQGFTPQIGQRVRVLGQVGEVLSLPDGDGKMNVRLGQLRVSAPVRDITSLDGQPVALPPPPLVQTPANTIDLRGLRVDQVADRLDAHLHPGERAWWIVHGQGTGRLRQAVQEYLDRHPHIHHWECPEPSITIAHWHGA encoded by the coding sequence ATGCGTGACATTCGCCAAGAAACCCTAGAACTGCTGGAATGGCCCCGTTTGTGTGAACATTTAGCCACCTTTGCCCAGACTAAACCGGGAAAAAGGTTGGCGCAGGCTTGGCAACCCGCCCCCACACGCCCCCAGGCGGAATATCTGCTGGCGGAAACCCAGGCGGTGGATACCCTCGCCGAACGGGGGATCACATTTGATTTGACCCTCGTTACGGATGTGGAAGCGAGTATTGAACGGGCGGAACGGGGGGGGATTCTAAGTGGGTTGGCGTTGCTGTCTGTGGCGCATGTGTGTCACACGGCTCGGCAGGTGCGGCGGCAAATCGAAGCCCACCGGGAGACTACTGTACTGCATGAACTGGTGCAAAATTGGCGCACCCAACCGGAATTATCGCAACAAATTTACCACTGCATTGATGACGATGGGGAAGTGACCGACCGCGCCAGTCCCGCCCTAGCCCAGGCTCGCCAACAGTGCCGGGACATCGAGCAAACCCTGCGCCAAACCCTCCAGCATCTTTGCCAAAAATATGCCCAAGCCCTGCAGGAGGTGCTGATCACCCAGCGCAATGAACGTTATGTCCTGCCGGTGAAGGCGACCCATAAGGATATGATTCCGGGCATAGTTCACGATACCTCCGCTTCTGGTGCTACCTATTACATCGAACCCCAGGGCGTGGTGCCCTTGAATAACCAGCGGCGAATTTACCAGAAACAGGCGCAGGAGTTGGCGGAAGCGGTGCGGCAGGAGTTGAGCCTCCAGGTGGGTCTAGTGGCGGCGGAGTTGCGCCATCTTGCCGACGGGTTGACCCGTTTGGATGTGGCTTGTGCCCGGTGTCATTACAGCCGTTGGTTGCACGCCCATCCCCCCCAGTTTGTGCCCTCGGTGCAGTTGCGCCAGGTACGGCACCCCCTGCTGGTCTGGCACGCCCAGGTTGAACCGGAGCGGACGGTGGTACCCATTGACCTGGTGATTCCCGCCGATGTGCGGGTGGTGACCATTACCGGACCCAATACGGGGGGCAAAACCGTGACCCTGAAAACCCTGGGGTTAATGGTGCTGATGGCTCAGGCGGGGTTGTACCTGCCGACGGCGGCACCAGCCCAGTTGCCCTGGTTTGACCAGGTGTTGGCGGACATTGGGGATGACCAATCCCTGAGCCAGAATTTATCGACTTTTTCGGGGCATATCACCCGCATTCACCGGATACTCCAGGCGGCGACCCCCCAATCCCTGATTCTGCTCGATGAAGTCGGGGCGGGCACAGACCCCACGGAGGGCACGGCTCTGGCACGGGCGATTTTGGAAACCTGTGCGAACCAAGCCCAACTCACTTTAGCCACCTCCCACTACGGCGAACTGAAAACCCTCAAGTACCAGGATGCCCGGTTTGAAAATGCCTCGGTCGCCTTTGATGAAACCACCCTTGCCCCCACCTATCGCCTGCTGTGGGGGATTCCTGGGCGTTCCCAAGCCCTGCACATTGCCCAGCGGTTGGGGTTTGACCCGGCGATTATCCAGCGAGCCGCCACCTACCTCCAGGGGCAACACCTGGAACTCAACGACCTGATTCGCCAGATGGAACAGCAACGCCAGGAGCAAACCCAGAAAAACCAAGCCGCCACGGAACTTTTAGCGCAGGCGGAACACCTGTACCAACAAATCCAACAGCAAGCCCAGGCATTGCACCAGCAAAAGCAAGCCCTGGCGGAACGGGAAACCCAAGCGGTGGAAACCGCTATTGCACAAGCGAAACAGGAAATTGCCCAGGTGATCCAAACCCTGAAAAGCCCGCAGGTGAACGCCAAGGATGCTCACGCCGCCAGTGCCGCCTTGACCGCCATTCAAAAACGACATCAACCCCGTCCTCGTCCCCAACCCCAGGGCTTTACCCCCCAAATCGGGCAGAGGGTGCGGGTGCTGGGTCAGGTGGGAGAGGTGCTGAGCCTGCCGGATGGGGATGGGAAAATGAACGTGCGCTTGGGGCAATTGCGGGTCAGTGCGCCGGTGCGGGACATTACCTCCCTGGATGGGCAACCCGTGGCGTTACCGCCGCCGCCGTTGGTACAAACTCCTGCCAATACCATTGATCTCAGGGGCTTGCGGGTGGATCAGGTCGCAGACCGCCTGGATGCCCATTTACATCCGGGGGAACGGGCGTGGTGGATTGTGCATGGACAGGGGACGGGGCGGCTGAGGCAGGCGGTGCAGGAGTACCTCGACCGGCATCCCCACATTCACCACTGGGAATGCCCGGAACCCAGCATCACCATTGCCCATTGGCACGGGGCATGA
- the tilS gene encoding tRNA lysidine(34) synthetase TilS — translation MPGTQHHHCPLARGMTQRVRRHVQAFLRQSNYLPPATRLLVAVSGGQDSLCLLDVLHHLRPRWGWDLGIAHCDHGWRPDSRENAHYIQQLAQRYGYPYHLVQAEHLPPQESAARQWRYQALVKIALQYNYKIITTGHTASDRVETFLLNLWRGSGLAGLVALAPERGLTDRVRLVRPLWTVTRSETATYCQEQGLGVWLDGTNDNRDYRRNRIRQELLPYLRQHFNPQVELQLLQTLEILTAEQGFWQGWVARVWSQVYDPQVQGLNRRRLAQFPLALQRHVLRFFLQRHLRRAVRFQHIEQARRLLTQGSGASTAPLPGGQRAMVRGNWLTLSPVLPGSPTPRVPPPPPFAPDLPPG, via the coding sequence ATGCCCGGAACCCAGCATCACCATTGCCCATTGGCACGGGGCATGACCCAACGGGTACGGCGGCACGTCCAAGCCTTCCTGCGCCAGTCCAACTACCTACCCCCGGCAACCCGCCTCTTGGTGGCGGTCTCTGGCGGTCAGGATTCCCTGTGTTTGTTGGATGTCCTCCATCACCTGCGCCCCCGCTGGGGTTGGGATTTGGGGATTGCCCACTGTGACCACGGGTGGCGCCCCGATAGCCGGGAGAATGCCCATTACATCCAACAGCTTGCCCAACGGTACGGTTATCCCTACCACCTGGTTCAGGCGGAACATTTACCCCCCCAGGAATCTGCCGCCCGGCAATGGCGCTATCAAGCCCTGGTAAAAATCGCTTTACAATATAATTACAAAATTATTACCACTGGGCATACGGCGAGCGACCGGGTGGAAACGTTTTTATTGAATCTTTGGCGGGGCAGTGGGTTGGCGGGGTTGGTGGCGCTTGCCCCAGAGCGGGGGTTGACCGATAGGGTGCGACTGGTGCGACCCTTGTGGACGGTGACCCGCTCGGAGACGGCGACCTATTGCCAGGAACAGGGGTTGGGGGTTTGGCTGGATGGGACGAATGACAATCGGGATTACCGCCGCAACCGGATTCGCCAGGAACTTCTGCCCTACCTGCGCCAGCATTTTAACCCGCAAGTGGAACTGCAATTGTTACAAACCCTGGAGATTTTGACGGCGGAACAGGGGTTTTGGCAAGGGTGGGTGGCTCGGGTTTGGTCGCAGGTGTACGACCCCCAAGTTCAGGGCTTAAATCGCCGCCGGTTAGCCCAGTTTCCCCTGGCTTTGCAACGCCATGTCCTGCGCTTTTTTTTACAACGTCATCTCCGGCGGGCGGTGAGGTTCCAGCATATTGAACAGGCACGGCGGTTACTCACCCAGGGGTCTGGAGCCAGTACGGCACCGTTGCCGGGGGGTCAGCGGGCGATGGTGCGGGGGAATTGGTTGACCCTTAGCCCTGTATTGCCTGGCTCACCAACCCCAAGAGTTCCTCCACCACCGCCGTTTGCCCCTGACTTGCCCCCTGGGTGA